The Hahella sp. HNIBRBA332 genome window below encodes:
- the dhbC gene encoding isochorismate synthase DhbC has protein sequence MNDLTLHLEPQADDQAFLQLLKKHLTETPFFFSSPRQTLMTAGVFARLGAGDLNEAIPAALREAREQGIEDPMVVGAAPFLPGEAPMLTVPTRSWRRRDVVSGRTGVITDFGSYEAKEVPSGAGYKQSVNSALEHIRRGDISKVVLARSLELRADRPIDIVQLLTNLRRANPKGYNFAANLADAAHPRRFLVGASPELLVSRSGMRVFANPLAGSVARSPDRKEDARRAGALLQSEKDLHEHAVVIDAVAKALAPFCRNLDVPSTPSLTQTPTLWHLSTEITGELIDPAITSYALAQALHPTPAVCGYPTERARELIGELEPFNRGFFTGMVGWSDASGDGEWAVTIRCAEVEDRLLRLYAGAGVVEGSDPQKELDETSTKLKTMLNAIGLDSHASAPTRVEIA, from the coding sequence CCGGCGTCTTCGCCCGTCTGGGCGCTGGAGATCTGAATGAAGCCATCCCCGCCGCCCTGCGCGAGGCCAGGGAACAGGGTATCGAAGATCCCATGGTGGTCGGCGCCGCTCCTTTCCTGCCAGGGGAAGCGCCCATGCTGACTGTGCCTACCCGGTCCTGGCGTCGTCGCGACGTGGTTTCCGGGCGCACCGGCGTCATCACCGATTTCGGGTCTTATGAGGCGAAGGAAGTACCATCCGGCGCGGGCTACAAACAAAGCGTGAACAGCGCGTTGGAGCATATTCGCCGCGGCGACATCAGCAAAGTGGTGTTGGCGCGTTCCCTGGAACTGCGCGCTGACCGTCCTATCGACATTGTACAGTTGCTCACCAATCTGCGCCGCGCCAATCCGAAAGGGTATAACTTCGCCGCCAATCTGGCGGATGCGGCCCATCCCCGCCGTTTTCTGGTGGGGGCCAGCCCGGAGCTGCTGGTTTCGCGCAGTGGCATGCGCGTATTCGCTAATCCGCTGGCGGGTTCCGTCGCGCGCAGCCCGGACCGCAAAGAAGACGCCCGCCGCGCCGGCGCGTTGCTGCAATCGGAAAAAGACCTGCATGAACATGCTGTCGTGATCGACGCGGTGGCCAAAGCGCTGGCGCCATTCTGTCGCAATCTGGATGTGCCCAGCACGCCTTCACTGACGCAAACGCCGACGCTGTGGCACCTGTCCACGGAAATCACTGGCGAGCTGATCGATCCGGCCATCACCTCTTATGCTTTGGCGCAGGCGCTGCACCCCACGCCCGCCGTGTGCGGTTATCCCACGGAGCGCGCCAGGGAATTGATTGGTGAACTGGAGCCCTTTAACCGGGGCTTTTTCACAGGTATGGTCGGCTGGAGCGACGCCTCCGGCGACGGTGAATGGGCCGTCACCATCCGCTGTGCGGAAGTGGAGGACCGCCTGCTTCGCCTTTACGCAGGCGCAGGCGTAGTCGAAGGCTCCGACCCACAGAAAGAACTGGATGAGACCTCCACCAAGTTAAAGACCATGCTGAACGCCATCGGCCTCGACAGCCATGCGTCCGCGCCTACCCGCGTGGAGATCGCCTGA
- a CDS encoding (2,3-dihydroxybenzoyl)adenylate synthase: MSASMEQIELTPWPAAEAELYRVAGYWTGDDLGSILSRGAQAFGDRTAVIAGERSWTYGDLNARADQLASGLITLGITPGSKVVVQLPNIGEFIEVIFALFRLGAAPIMALPTHRYAEISYFCEFADAVAYIAPAKSGGFDYRDIGGKLKNERLVQHVIIAGDAGDFVPLDGLFQEPCSLPEIDPSAIALLQLSGGTTGMSKLIPRTHDDYLYSVRASAEICELSPQTVYLSVLPAAHNFPLSSPGVLGVLFAGGTVVLSESGAPDIAFPLIARHRVTMTAMVPPLALAWMTACDNLKNAGSPPDLSSLQVLQVGGAKFTEEAARRVTPVLGCKLQQVFGMAEGLVNYTRLDDDIDTVVTTQGRPISPADEVRIVDEDDQPVAPGATGLLLTRGPYTIRGYFKAAEHNAKSFTADGFYRTGDVVRLTDAGYLVVEGRAKDQINRGGEKVAADELENHLLAHPLVHDAAVVAMPDPYLGERTCAYVIPQTHAAAPGQRPRPQDLLKFLRERDLAVFKIPDRIEFVDAFPKTRLGKVDKKALRQMIADKIAPPTMA, encoded by the coding sequence ATGTCCGCGAGCATGGAGCAGATCGAACTCACGCCCTGGCCCGCTGCGGAGGCGGAGCTGTACCGCGTCGCCGGCTACTGGACCGGTGACGACCTGGGAAGCATTCTGAGCCGCGGCGCTCAGGCGTTCGGCGACCGCACCGCGGTGATCGCCGGCGAGCGTTCCTGGACTTATGGCGATCTTAACGCCAGGGCGGATCAGTTGGCATCAGGATTAATTACCCTCGGAATTACTCCGGGTTCCAAGGTCGTGGTGCAACTGCCTAACATCGGCGAATTCATTGAAGTGATTTTTGCGCTGTTTCGCCTGGGCGCGGCGCCGATCATGGCCCTGCCCACCCACCGCTACGCCGAGATCAGCTACTTTTGCGAATTCGCCGACGCCGTCGCCTATATCGCACCGGCCAAAAGCGGCGGGTTCGACTATCGCGATATCGGCGGGAAATTGAAAAACGAGCGCCTGGTGCAGCATGTCATCATCGCCGGCGACGCGGGAGACTTTGTCCCTCTCGACGGTTTATTCCAGGAACCCTGTTCACTGCCGGAGATCGATCCTTCCGCGATCGCGCTGTTGCAGCTGTCCGGCGGCACTACCGGCATGTCCAAGCTGATTCCGCGCACCCACGACGACTATCTGTACAGCGTGCGCGCCAGCGCCGAGATTTGCGAGTTGTCGCCGCAGACCGTGTACCTCTCCGTGCTGCCCGCCGCGCATAATTTCCCGCTCAGTTCCCCGGGCGTCCTGGGCGTTCTGTTCGCAGGAGGAACCGTGGTGCTGTCCGAGTCCGGCGCGCCGGATATCGCGTTTCCGTTGATCGCCCGTCACCGGGTCACCATGACCGCCATGGTGCCGCCACTGGCCCTGGCCTGGATGACCGCCTGCGACAATCTGAAGAACGCCGGTTCGCCGCCGGATCTGTCCAGCCTGCAGGTATTGCAGGTGGGCGGGGCCAAGTTTACTGAAGAAGCCGCCCGCCGCGTCACGCCGGTCCTAGGCTGCAAGCTGCAGCAGGTATTCGGCATGGCGGAAGGCCTAGTGAACTACACCCGCCTGGACGACGACATCGACACCGTCGTCACCACCCAGGGTCGCCCGATTTCGCCGGCGGATGAAGTGCGCATCGTGGACGAGGACGACCAGCCGGTAGCGCCTGGCGCCACCGGGCTATTGCTGACCCGCGGTCCCTACACGATTCGCGGTTATTTCAAGGCGGCGGAGCACAACGCCAAATCCTTCACCGCCGACGGTTTCTATCGCACCGGCGATGTAGTGCGCCTGACTGACGCCGGTTATCTGGTGGTGGAAGGTCGCGCCAAAGACCAGATCAACCGGGGCGGTGAAAAAGTGGCCGCAGACGAGCTGGAGAACCATTTGCTGGCGCACCCGCTGGTGCACGACGCCGCTGTCGTGGCGATGCCGGACCCCTACCTTGGCGAGCGCACCTGCGCCTACGTCATTCCGCAGACTCATGCCGCCGCGCCGGGGCAACGCCCGCGCCCGCAGGATCTGCTCAAATTTCTGCGCGAGCGCGATCTCGCCGTGTTCAAGATCCCAGACCGCATCGAGTTCGTCGACGCCTTCCCCAAAACCCGTCTGGGCAAGGTGGACAAGAAGGCGTTGCGGCAGATGATCGCGGATAAGATCGCGCCGCCCACCATGGCTTAA
- a CDS encoding isochorismatase: MAIPKIADYSLANASALPSNKTDWTIDPSRAVLLVHDMQRYFVNFYNLDGEPMGPLLANIQALKAACKKAGVPVVYTAQPGDQTQEDRALLTDFWGTGLAADPNLTDIVAELAPEDDDIQYVKWRYSAFKRTPLLDYMRENGKDQLIICGVYAHIGVLATSLEAFMLDIKPFVVADAVADFSEQEQKMALNYVAQRCGHVDPLEVVLAALNGATANTAAAPAEPLSLEALRRDVAAILMMSPEDVDPEENLMYMGLDSIRVMSLLENWRARGADITFVDLAESLTISEWWRTIEPRLTTTEA; the protein is encoded by the coding sequence ATGGCTATTCCAAAAATCGCTGATTATTCCCTGGCGAACGCATCCGCCCTGCCAAGCAACAAGACCGACTGGACTATCGATCCGTCGCGGGCGGTGCTGCTGGTGCACGACATGCAGCGTTATTTCGTTAACTTCTACAATCTGGACGGAGAGCCCATGGGCCCTCTGCTCGCCAATATCCAGGCGCTGAAGGCGGCCTGCAAAAAAGCCGGCGTGCCCGTGGTGTATACCGCCCAGCCTGGCGACCAGACGCAGGAAGACCGTGCGCTGTTGACGGATTTCTGGGGAACCGGTCTGGCGGCCGATCCCAACCTGACCGACATCGTGGCGGAGCTGGCGCCGGAAGACGACGACATCCAATACGTGAAATGGCGCTACAGCGCGTTCAAACGCACGCCCCTGCTGGATTACATGCGTGAAAACGGCAAAGACCAGCTCATCATCTGCGGCGTCTACGCTCACATCGGCGTGCTGGCCACCTCACTGGAAGCCTTCATGCTCGACATCAAGCCTTTCGTGGTGGCGGACGCCGTCGCCGATTTTTCCGAACAGGAACAGAAAATGGCGTTGAACTATGTGGCGCAGCGCTGTGGCCACGTCGACCCACTGGAAGTGGTGCTGGCGGCGCTGAACGGCGCAACCGCCAACACCGCGGCCGCTCCAGCCGAACCGTTGAGTCTGGAAGCCCTGCGTCGCGACGTCGCCGCCATTCTGATGATGAGCCCGGAAGACGTGGACCCGGAAGAGAATCTGATGTACATGGGACTCGACTCCATTCGCGTCATGTCCCTGCTGGAAAACTGGCGCGCCCGCGGCGCCGACATCACCTTTGTGGATCTGGCGGAGTCGCTGACCATCAGTGAATGGTGGCGCACCATCGAACCACGCCTGACGACGACGGAGGCCTGA